DNA from Leptospira bandrabouensis:
AGGGTGCCAGAGAGTTTCGAAAATTTCTCACCGATCGAATGCATACGATAGGTGCCAATGAATCTATTTTAGAGGATTATTTGAAACGTTAAGGATCTGGAGGGCGTAAGGCCAGCGAATCGTCTAACGAAGAGAAGCTGGCGGAAGCGTTAGCGCACCCCGGAGGAGCCTGACCCTTGGAAAATGAAAGTTTTCAATAGGGACAAATTGGGGAACGCCCAAAGAAATGAAATAGAAGTCAATTCAATTATTAAAATTAGGAAGGTAAAGATTAACTTAGATTAGACGGTTTGTGAGCGGGGTTTGTTCAGAAAAAATGGAATTTACTCAAAAAGGCAGTGAAAACTCATCGAAAATCTATTAAAATCAAAGGAGTTGACAGGGCGGTTTCTCTTCCCAGCCTGGTTAAATTGAGAGGGAATACCATGACCAAGCCACTCACCGTACAAAGTGACAAAACAATGCTTCTAGAGGTGGATAACCCAGAATTTGAAGCCTGTCGGGACCTCGTTTCCAAGTTTGCTGAGCTCGAAAAAAGCCCGGAATATATGCATACCTATCGCATCTCTCCACTTTCTTTGTGGAATGCGGCTTCCATTAAAATGACAGCCGAAGAGATCATTGAAGGTTTAACTAAGTTTGCCCGTTATTCGGTTCCTAAAAACGTAATGAATGAAATTCGAGAGCAGATTTCTCGTTACGGTAAAGTGAAACTGGTAAAAGAAGAATCGGGGGAATTGTATATCATTTCCAACGAAAAAGGATTCATTACTGAAATTGCAAACAACCGCGCCGTTCAACCCTTTGTGGATGGAATGGAAGGTGATAAAATTCGTATTAAAAAAGAATATCGTGGCCACATCAAACAAGCGTTAATCAAAATTGGTTTTCCTGTGGAAGACCTTGCGGGTTACGATGAAGGAAACAAATATCCATTTAACTTACGTCCTACGACAAAAGGTGGGATTAAGTTTGGAATGCGTGACTACCAAAGAGCTTCGGTGGAGGCCTTCCATGCGGGCGGACGTAACGAAGGAGGATCCGGAGTTGTGGTCCTTCCTTGCGGTGCGGGGAAAACCATCGTGGGTATGGGGGTTATGCAAATTGTGGGAGCAGAAACTCTCATTCTAGTCACGAACACTTTGTCCATTCGTCAGTGGAGAAACGAAATTGTCGATAAAACCGATATCCCTGAGTCAGACATTGGGGAGTATTCTGGGGAACTCAAAGAAATTAAACCCATCACGATTGCCACTTATAATATCTTAACTCATAGAAAGAAAAAAGGTGGGGACTTTACTCACTTTCATATCTTTAGTGCGAACAATTGGGGACTCATCGTGTATGATGAGGTTCACTTACTTCCTGCTCCTGTTTTCCGTATGACATCAGAACTCCAAGCGAAACGTAGGTTAGGTTTAACTGCGACTCTGGTACGTGAAGATGGACTCGAGGAAGACGTATTCTCTCTCATTGGACCTAAAAAATATGATGTGCCTTGGAAGGAACTTGAAGCCAAGTCTTGGATTGCAGAAGCCAATTGTGTGGAAATTCGTGTGCCAATGGAAGATGACCTTCGTATGAAGTATTCTGTAGCAGATGACCGTGAAAAATTTCGTTTGGCATCAGAAAACCCAGAAAAGCTTCGTGCGATCAGTTATATTTTGAAAAAACATTCCACTAACAACATTTTGGTGATTGGACAGTATATCAATCAGTTAGAAGAAATTTCTAATACTTTCAAAATTCCATTGATTACGGGAAAAACTCCTCTTCCTGAAAGACAAGAGCTCTACCAAGCCTTCCGTACTGGCCAAATCAAACAACTTGTGGTTTCGAAGGTGGCAAACTTCTCTATCGACTTACCGGATGCGAACATTGCCATCCAGGTATCGGGAACCTTTGGTTCCAGACAAGAAGAGGCTCAGCGTTTAGGAAGGATCCTTCGTCCGAAATCCCAAGACAATACGGCCATTTTTTATTCACTGATTTCGCGTGATACCAACGAAGAAAGGTTTGGTCAAAACAGACAGCTCTTCCTCACCGAACAAGGGTATGAATACGAAATTTATACTTTGGATCAGTTCAAAGAGACTGTTCCAGAGGAATCACTCACTAAATAGAGGACAAAATGAAACTTGTAGCAAAACGACTGGATGTCGTAGAACCTTCTCCCACTCTCGCGATCACTGCAAAAGCAAATCAGTTGAAAGCGAGTGGACTTGATGTGGTTGGATTTGGCGCAGGGGAACCTGACTTTGATACACCAACACATATCAAAGAAGCTGCTAAAAAAGCAATGGACCAAGGGAAAACCAAATACACTCCTGTGAGTGGAACTGTTTCCTTAAAAGAGGCCATCATTCGTAAATTTGAAACCGAAAATGGTTTAAAGTACGAAAAGAACCAAATCATTGTAGGAACAGGTGGAAAACAAGTTCTCTATAATTTTTTTATGGCAACTTTAAATCCTGGTGACGAAGTAATTATCCCTGCACCGTATTGGGTAAGTTATGCGGACATTGTTCGTTTGGCAGAAGGAACTCCTGTGATTGTGGCTACAGACATTTCTAGTGGATTTAAAATCACACCAGAGCAATTAGAAAAAGCTATCACACCCAAAACAAAAGTTTTTATTTTTAATTCTCCATCTAACCCTACAGGGGCAGCTTACACTCGTTCGGATGTGGAAGCACTGGTAAAGGTTTTGGAACCAAAAGATATCATTACAGTTTCGGATGATATTTACGAAAAAATCATTTATGATGGATTGGAATTTGTAAATCCAGCCATGATCTCGGCTAAGATGAAGGAAAAAACTTTTGTCATCAATGGTGTATCCAAAGCATATTCCATGACTGGTTGGAGGATTGGATACGGAGCAGGAAATGCAGAGATTATAAAAAACATGGATACCATGCAAGGCCAATCTACAAGTAATGCATCCTCTATTTCTCAAGCAGCGGCTGAGGCAGCTCTCACTGGTGACCAAACACCTGTGGCAGAAATGTTAAAAGCATTTGACAAACGACGTAAACTCATCGTGGGACTATTACGTGAGATTCCCGGTGTGGAATGCCGTATGCCAGAAGGTGCTTTTTATGCGTTCCCATATATCACTGGTGTATATGAGACTCCTGGGTTCAAGCGCCTTCTTTCGGAGAAAAAAGAAAGTTCTTATTCCAAACTATTTTGTGATGTGCTCCTTGATAAATACAATGTGGCAGCAGTGCCAGGTATTGCCTTTGGGGATGATAAAGCCATTCGATTGTCTTATGCGTTAGGTGATAAAGACATCGAAAAAGGTGTGGCTCGTATCAAACAAATGGTTCTGGATTTACAAAAGTAAAATGATATTTGTCCCTTTATTAAATAACCTTTGTAGAGGGACAAAGTTACCTAACTTATTTCTTAATTTAGGATGGGTTTTGGTTTTTCGTTTTCAGAAATCTTTAATTTCCCCATTAAATCTAAAACCTAAAGGTTTTTCAAAAATTAAAATTTCCATTGTTTATTCAGGTTTTTTGTTTCTCGCAGTTGGTTCCATTTTGGCAGCCCCCACCTTACAAGAAAAAACGAAGCAATCCAAACCTTCGGAACTGATAAAAAGAGATTTACATTCAGAGATCGTGATTCCTGTGATTGGTCTCAACTTACATTTGTTTGCAGATCAAAAAAGTGATGTTTTGCGTAAACTTAAGTTTGGAGAACCTGTAAAGTTTGATAGAGATTCTCTTGAAAGTCCTAAAGAAGAATGGATTCCAGTGAAGTTAGAAGATGGCCTATCTGGTTTTATCAAACGTTCTGTTGTCCGTTCGGTTCCTCCCAAACAGTATTTGTCTACTTTGTTATTTGAAGCAGAACGAATGATCCTTTCCAATCAGATTGATTTTCCTGCCAAACAAGAGATTACAGACACAATTTTTGCCATTTCTTCTACGGGAAAATTTACCGGGGATGATTTTATATATATCAGGGCAAAGGCAGGTTTTTTTCTAAAAAAAACTGTGGATCTTATGAATACTAAGGGAATCAAACCTGATAATGATCCATCCACTTTGGAATTTTTAAAACGGCATCAAACTAAGTTGTTATACGATTATAGTTCTGGAAAATACTTTGTGGATTCAAATTATTTTTGGAAACTACTAGAAGCTTATCCAAAAACCAAACATTCGGATTATGCTGGTTATTTGGCAACAGAAAGTATGCCTGCTGTGGAATGCGGGACAGATTTAAAATGCCGTTTAGAAGAAATGAGAAAGGGAAAACTTCGTTATATCTATTTGTTCCCTACAGGTAATTATATTACTTTATATACTAAAGATTTGGTCAACAATCTGCAATCAATGACAAAAGATCCAGACTCTATCCCTTGTTTTGCGCCAGTCGGTGAGGGAATTAAGTCTGAAATCAACCAGATGATTCGTTATGCTTCAGAGATTGGACCTCGTGAAAAAAAACAAATCCTTCCTCATTTGCAAATCTTAAAAAAAGAATGTTTTCGCTAATAAATCGCTTATTTGATAAAGCGGAGAAGTTTTTATGAAATTGAGTCATAAACTGTATCCATTCCAGAATTCTGACCCAACGCGGAAATCACTAGGTGATATTATCATCTTACATGGGTTATTCGGATCTTCAAAAAATTGGGTGACTGTGGCAAGGTTTTTATCAAACTTTGGTTCAGTTTATACGGTTGATCAGAGAAACCACGGAGATTCTCCCCATTCTGAGGAACACTCCATCCGATTGATGTCAGAGGATTTGGAAGAATTTATCTTTGATCATAAAATTCAAAATCCGGTTCTATTGGGTCACTCTATGGGTGGACTTGTGGCTATGTATTTTGATTTAACCCATCCTGGAATCCTAAAAAAACTGATCATCCAAGACATTGCACCTAGGTCTTATCCATTTGCTTACGATAAAGAAATCCAATCCATGTCTTTTGCCTTAGATGGATTTACATCCCGAACAGAAATTGATTCTGAAATGGCAAAATACGTAACAGATTCCTTTATCCGACAGTTTTTGCAAATGAGTTTGGATCGAAACGAAGATGGTACTTACCGATGGAAATTGAATGTGGATGGTCTGAATCATGCTCGAAGAGTTTTTGATGATGTATTTACATTTGAAAAAACATCTGAGACTCCGACATTATTTTTGTTAGGTGGTGAATCTGAATATATCCGAGATTCTGATTTTGGAGTGATGGATCATTTTTTTAAAAATAACCACAAAATCAAAATAGCAGGTGGCGGCCATTACATTCATTTCACACACCAAACGGAATATCTGGAAATTTTGAATCAAGAATTGTCTTTCCATTCTTGATATTATTTTTTAAAGAATACACCTTCGGCAATATTGGTTAAGCTTAAATGTGTTTTGTTTTGGAAAGAAACAGGATAATACGAAAGTTAACAGTAGCCTAGATTTGACTACTGTTTCAAAAAAAATTAATCTTCGAGTAAGGAACGTAACATCCAAGCTGTTTTTTCATGAATGTCTAAACGTTGTGTAAGTAAATCTAAAGTGGCTTGGTCGTTTCCTTTTTCTGCAGGTGCATAAGCAGCGCGTGCCGTGCGAATGACCGCTTCATTTCCCTCAACTAAATGTTTGATCATATCCTGGGCTTTGGGAACTTCTTTGTCTTCTGCAATGCTTGAGTATTTTGCAAATTCCCAACCACCCATCGGAGCATAATATCCAAGAGATCGAATTCTTTCGGCGATAGGGTCAATGGCATTCCATAGTTCTGTGTATTGCGTCATAAATAAAATATGTAAAGTTTGGAACATGGGTCCTGTTACATTCCAATGGTAACTATGAGTTTTTTGGTACAAAGTATACGTATCTGCCAAGAGTTTTTTTAGAGACTCAGAGATAGCACTTCTTTCTTCTTCTGGGATTCCAATATTAATTTTCATCATTTTTCCTTTTGATTTAAGATAAATTATTTCTTCAGTTCAGAGACAATTCGTTCTACTAAACTTTCTGCTACAAAATCATATTCGCTTGTAGTCAGTAGAATGTCTTCACGGCTCCAAATCAGTCCAAGCCCTAAACTATATTGTAAAACTCGGCCAAATGTCCAATCAGCTCCCGGTTTTTTACGTGCATTGACAATCACATGTCCAGATTCGATATGAACAATTTTTAAAGATACCGTATCCACTAAGTTAGGAATGAGTTTTCCTTTTTCATCGTATTTTTTGAGAGCCGATCCTCTTCCAAAAATAAGGGCATCCACTCCTAAAACTTTTCCTAGACGAACGGCTGTTTGTGTGTCAATGATTCCCGTTTTGGAAAAACTTTGTTCGTTCACAACTTTCGACAATTGTTCTCTTTCTATGACTTTAATGGGGAGGAGTTTGGCAATTTGTAGGGATACTGCGTCAGTAAATTCATCACCCCAATTGGCATCTTCAATGTCAAAAAGCAAAACTGCAACCTTAGTGATGCCTAGGTCAGTTTTTCCTGAATCTGGATATTGAATGGCAGCATCCATAGTGCGACAGTTGACAAAGGACAGGGATAGGAGTAGGGAGAAACACGCTAAATAAAGTTTCATAGATTTCCTTAAGAAATGATGGATAGATCGTAGGTAGGCAATTCTTTTTCTTATCAAAAACTCCCATTTGGGAAAATTCGCTTTTCCTATTGTGGTCTTTCCTAGATTTTTCCAACTAGGCCCTTTGATGAAAAAGACTTTTAGTATATTGATTATAGTTCTCACCTTTTTTTTGCTAGGCGCAGGGTATTATTTTTCATCTTCCATAATCTCCTTTCCTATCTCCAATTTACAGGAAGATAAGACGAAATTAAAGATAAATTCATTTGCCGATTTTGGCCTTCCTGAGCCGGAATCAGTTCGATTCCAAAACGGAAGTTTACGGCTTCGTGGTTGGTATTTTAAAAATCCTAAAAAGAAAAAATGTGGTGTGGTTTTGCTCCATGGACATGGAAGGACTCGTTACGGAATTCTTAAATACACACCTCTATTTTGGAAACGGGGTTGCAGTTTGTTTACTTATGATGCTCGCCATCACGGTGAAAGTGCGGGAGAATACGGAACGTACGGTTTTTATGAAAAACAAGACTTGGAACGGGCAATGGAGTTTTTTTCTGAGATTAGCACTGTGCCGGAAGAAGATATCGGCATTTTTGGTGCTTCTTTTGGGGCTGCCACTGCATTGCAGTATGCCGAAGGGCGAAGCGATTTTGCCTTTGTCATTGCAGATTCTCCATACATGGATATGCGTTCCATTGTGGAAAAACGTGCGGTTGATTTTTATTCCCCATTAGTTTTATTTATTTCTCCCATTGCGCTTTCTTTGGCAGAGCTCAGGGCTGATTTCCTTGTGGACGAAGTGTCCCCGAAAAAAGCTGCCAAATCTATTTCTGCACCAGTTCTTATCATCCATTCCAAAGAGGATGAAGTAACCCCTGTTTCTCATTCGGAAGAAATTTTTCAAAATTTAAAATCGAATCGTAAACAATTGTTTGTTACTGATTGGGGTGCTCTTCATTGTAAGTCGATAGACACTCGCTTTAATGAATACGAAGCGATTGTGAATTCTTTTTTGAAAGACAACACTCCCTTTCCCAAGTGAATCCTTTAACGGATTTTAATCAAACGAGGGAGAGTTTCCCAGTTTCCATCATCACTTGTATGACGGGTGAGAAAAACTGGCAAAGAACCAATTCCAATCGGGCCATAGATCGACCAAGTATAGTTTAATTTCCCATTGGCAGATTGTAATTGTTCGGCATTGGAAATGGGAGAATTATACTCTGGAGGAATGGTTGGTAAAAGAGAGGCGCTGGCCAAAGAATCTGTACTTCGAAAGATTTGATAGTTTGGTGAAATCGACGTGGCACTTTCGGATAGGAGGAAATAGTCGACATTTCCAGAACTTTTAACACTACGAAGGAGTGGGTTGCTATTAGATAACCCAGAGTTGAATCCTGTGATTGGGCTAGAATTTCTTGTGATAGTTGGACTAGATCCGCCATAGTTATCAGTGGGAAACGTATATCCAACAGTCCCGCTGTTATTGAGTAAGGCCACCAATTTTCCTCTTACATAAAAAATGGGAGATTGGAATGTAATACCACCTCCGCCTGTATCAAAGGTGATGACTCGATTGGATAATCCAACACTATCTAGACTGCGGACTTGGATTGTCTGAGTATTCATTAATGAAGATGTGTTTTGGCATTGTAAGTATTCAGTTCCTCCTACATTGACCAATTGGTAAGAGATAGCTCCCAGACTTGAGTCTGCCATCATACAACTAAATCCCAAAACAGCATCTTGAGTTACCGCAAAATTCTCGTTTAATAATGTGGGTCGTGTTTCCGTTTCCGTGTAATAGGTTGGTGTGACAAGGTATCGTCCTGAGAAATAAAACGCCGGGTAAATCCAAGGAAACGCATCGGGTCGATACAAGTTTGCATTGGAAGCAATGGGAAGGTTTATGACTTCACTTGTGTTTGGGAAAGACTGGGGGATTTTAAAAATTAAGTTTCTATTTGATTGGTAGGTTCCGGGAGCGGGGTAGGTTGCCCTCTCTTCCGACACGAAAAAGATATACTCCGTCCCATTAAACATAGGTTTGGATATTTTTAATAAGGTTTCGTATCCTGAATCTACTTTCAAGTTGACTCCATTAACTTTTGTTACTTGGTCGTAATATTCTCCGTCAGCACTAGAGATGATATATCCAGTAGATGAATATTGAGTGGAGGAAGTATAAGATGTTTGCACTTGTAAATAGAGAAACTGACGCCCGTTTGCTGATCCAAGTGAGGTGAGCAAATTTGAGGATCCCAGTCGATTTCTGTAATTGGCTAAGTCTTCCAAAATAAACTGAGTGGAACCACTTTGGGTTAACCAGAAAAATGATTGTTTGGTGAGACCGTTATAAACTCGAAAACTAGCGTTGCCAACAACGGTATTTCCTGAATTTTTAACTGTGATTTTTGCAATTCCTCTTTCACTAAAAAACAAAAATCCACGTCCGTAAGCATCCAAAGTCACAGTATAGGGTTGGATATTACCGGATTCACCGTAGGAAGAAACAGGAACCCCGTTTTCATCTGCCTCATTAAACACAGAATACTCAACTATGCCACTCGCATAAGGTGTACCATTGGGATCAGCAAATTTCATAAAGGCAACTGTTTGGCTATAGGTATTAAAAGCATCGATCAAAGCAAGGTACCTTAGTAATGTTTGTAAGGTGCCCAAATCTTGAGAAGGATCCAGATCGGAAGGTTTAAAAATTCTACATTGAAAGGAGAGGAGAATGAGTAGTGTGATGAGTATCTTTTTCATAAAAAACTCCTTAGAATAAAAATGAATAACGGACTTCCGTATATACGGCACTGGTCTGTGGTCGAATCCCTGTGATTGAATAGGGTCTGTCCCAACTGGTTTCGAAATCCAAACCTTCTTTGATTTGTTTCCCACCTGTACTGACAGTGGGTCTATCTGGGTATCTGTCTTTGCCAATCATGTAGGCATGAACTAAATTTGTGATATAGATGATACTTGCTGTTCCTAATCCTGCTAAGTATATGGTGTTGGAACTTTTTGCATTTTCTCTACTTTTAGCAATAAAATCTTCTGCGATCGATGATTCTGCATAAACTTGGAAAAATTCGGAGGGCAAACTGATATTTTGTGCGTTGAGTCGTGTGCCTGGTCCTCCTATTTGATTGAGTAAAACCATCGTATCATAATGGGATTTGGCGTTTTGTTCTTCTGTGCGTAAGGGGCCCAAGGTATAAAATAAAGTTCCAAAGAATAAGGTGCTAAGTGTCCCAGCAGACACATAATACCCACCGCAGAGTTGTCCCCATCCAGGGATTAGGGAAGATCGCCAAACCAAAGCTAGTCGACCGCCACATTGGTTGGCTGCTGGAGAGGGGCCAAGTTTTCTTGTCGCAAGCCATTCTGCCTCTGCCCTGGCTTCTTTCTCTGCTAAGGTTTCTTTGTTTTTTTCCTCAGCGAGTTTTGTTTGTTCTGCAAGTTTAGCTTCTTCTTCCAGACGTTTTTGTTCTTTTGCTTCTGCAAGAAGTCTTTCTTTTTCGAGTTTGGCTTTTTCTTTTTCTTCCTTTTCTCGTAGTTTTTTTTCTTCTGCGATTCGAATCTTTTCTGCTTCTTGTTCGCTTACATCTTTATAAATAACTTTTAGAATTTGTGATTTGGAAAGGGTCTGCGGACCTTCTGCTGTTTGCACAGTGAGTCCTTGTTCATTTTGATCTGTTACTTTTCCTTTCAGAGTTTTGCCATTTTTTAGGATCACAGTGTTTACGGCAAGGAGTGGGAGGGACAGAGAGAGGAGGATGCAGATGAAATTTTTCATATAAGAAATCCCTAATGAGCAACTAAGTTTTTACATCGATTCAAGAAATTGCAAGAGAATTTTGTGGGGATAGTTTTGCGGGAATGAAAGGTTAAATGCAATTTAATGTGGGGTATAAGAAAGTAGACTTTCCCCGCCCTGATCGAACTGGGAGGGGTAATCCACCCGCCACCCAATGACTCCCTTCTATCACGATCTCCCATTTCTTCCAACTATGATTTGCCTTACAGAAAAAAATTTCTGATTAAGTTCACCTTTCCCACAAGATACATGTAAAAAAGAATAACAACCAACAAGCCTTTCTAACAATACCGCCACTATGTTTGCATAATGCAAATCCCAATCGA
Protein-coding regions in this window:
- a CDS encoding DNA repair helicase XPB; protein product: MTKPLTVQSDKTMLLEVDNPEFEACRDLVSKFAELEKSPEYMHTYRISPLSLWNAASIKMTAEEIIEGLTKFARYSVPKNVMNEIREQISRYGKVKLVKEESGELYIISNEKGFITEIANNRAVQPFVDGMEGDKIRIKKEYRGHIKQALIKIGFPVEDLAGYDEGNKYPFNLRPTTKGGIKFGMRDYQRASVEAFHAGGRNEGGSGVVVLPCGAGKTIVGMGVMQIVGAETLILVTNTLSIRQWRNEIVDKTDIPESDIGEYSGELKEIKPITIATYNILTHRKKKGGDFTHFHIFSANNWGLIVYDEVHLLPAPVFRMTSELQAKRRLGLTATLVREDGLEEDVFSLIGPKKYDVPWKELEAKSWIAEANCVEIRVPMEDDLRMKYSVADDREKFRLASENPEKLRAISYILKKHSTNNILVIGQYINQLEEISNTFKIPLITGKTPLPERQELYQAFRTGQIKQLVVSKVANFSIDLPDANIAIQVSGTFGSRQEEAQRLGRILRPKSQDNTAIFYSLISRDTNEERFGQNRQLFLTEQGYEYEIYTLDQFKETVPEESLTK
- a CDS encoding pyridoxal phosphate-dependent aminotransferase, which gives rise to MKLVAKRLDVVEPSPTLAITAKANQLKASGLDVVGFGAGEPDFDTPTHIKEAAKKAMDQGKTKYTPVSGTVSLKEAIIRKFETENGLKYEKNQIIVGTGGKQVLYNFFMATLNPGDEVIIPAPYWVSYADIVRLAEGTPVIVATDISSGFKITPEQLEKAITPKTKVFIFNSPSNPTGAAYTRSDVEALVKVLEPKDIITVSDDIYEKIIYDGLEFVNPAMISAKMKEKTFVINGVSKAYSMTGWRIGYGAGNAEIIKNMDTMQGQSTSNASSISQAAAEAALTGDQTPVAEMLKAFDKRRKLIVGLLREIPGVECRMPEGAFYAFPYITGVYETPGFKRLLSEKKESSYSKLFCDVLLDKYNVAAVPGIAFGDDKAIRLSYALGDKDIEKGVARIKQMVLDLQK
- a CDS encoding SH3 domain-containing protein, whose product is MVFRFQKSLISPLNLKPKGFSKIKISIVYSGFLFLAVGSILAAPTLQEKTKQSKPSELIKRDLHSEIVIPVIGLNLHLFADQKSDVLRKLKFGEPVKFDRDSLESPKEEWIPVKLEDGLSGFIKRSVVRSVPPKQYLSTLLFEAERMILSNQIDFPAKQEITDTIFAISSTGKFTGDDFIYIRAKAGFFLKKTVDLMNTKGIKPDNDPSTLEFLKRHQTKLLYDYSSGKYFVDSNYFWKLLEAYPKTKHSDYAGYLATESMPAVECGTDLKCRLEEMRKGKLRYIYLFPTGNYITLYTKDLVNNLQSMTKDPDSIPCFAPVGEGIKSEINQMIRYASEIGPREKKQILPHLQILKKECFR
- a CDS encoding alpha/beta fold hydrolase, which encodes MKLSHKLYPFQNSDPTRKSLGDIIILHGLFGSSKNWVTVARFLSNFGSVYTVDQRNHGDSPHSEEHSIRLMSEDLEEFIFDHKIQNPVLLGHSMGGLVAMYFDLTHPGILKKLIIQDIAPRSYPFAYDKEIQSMSFALDGFTSRTEIDSEMAKYVTDSFIRQFLQMSLDRNEDGTYRWKLNVDGLNHARRVFDDVFTFEKTSETPTLFLLGGESEYIRDSDFGVMDHFFKNNHKIKIAGGGHYIHFTHQTEYLEILNQELSFHS
- a CDS encoding Dps family protein, whose product is MMKINIGIPEEERSAISESLKKLLADTYTLYQKTHSYHWNVTGPMFQTLHILFMTQYTELWNAIDPIAERIRSLGYYAPMGGWEFAKYSSIAEDKEVPKAQDMIKHLVEGNEAVIRTARAAYAPAEKGNDQATLDLLTQRLDIHEKTAWMLRSLLED
- a CDS encoding CsgG/HfaB family protein; the encoded protein is MKLYLACFSLLLSLSFVNCRTMDAAIQYPDSGKTDLGITKVAVLLFDIEDANWGDEFTDAVSLQIAKLLPIKVIEREQLSKVVNEQSFSKTGIIDTQTAVRLGKVLGVDALIFGRGSALKKYDEKGKLIPNLVDTVSLKIVHIESGHVIVNARKKPGADWTFGRVLQYSLGLGLIWSREDILLTTSEYDFVAESLVERIVSELKK
- a CDS encoding alpha/beta hydrolase, with the translated sequence MKKTFSILIIVLTFFLLGAGYYFSSSIISFPISNLQEDKTKLKINSFADFGLPEPESVRFQNGSLRLRGWYFKNPKKKKCGVVLLHGHGRTRYGILKYTPLFWKRGCSLFTYDARHHGESAGEYGTYGFYEKQDLERAMEFFSEISTVPEEDIGIFGASFGAATALQYAEGRSDFAFVIADSPYMDMRSIVEKRAVDFYSPLVLFISPIALSLAELRADFLVDEVSPKKAAKSISAPVLIIHSKEDEVTPVSHSEEIFQNLKSNRKQLFVTDWGALHCKSIDTRFNEYEAIVNSFLKDNTPFPK
- a CDS encoding LA_0442/LA_0875 N-terminal domain-containing protein produces the protein MKNFICILLSLSLPLLAVNTVILKNGKTLKGKVTDQNEQGLTVQTAEGPQTLSKSQILKVIYKDVSEQEAEKIRIAEEKKLREKEEKEKAKLEKERLLAEAKEQKRLEEEAKLAEQTKLAEEKNKETLAEKEARAEAEWLATRKLGPSPAANQCGGRLALVWRSSLIPGWGQLCGGYYVSAGTLSTLFFGTLFYTLGPLRTEEQNAKSHYDTMVLLNQIGGPGTRLNAQNISLPSEFFQVYAESSIAEDFIAKSRENAKSSNTIYLAGLGTASIIYITNLVHAYMIGKDRYPDRPTVSTGGKQIKEGLDFETSWDRPYSITGIRPQTSAVYTEVRYSFLF